In the genome of Cryptomeria japonica chromosome 8, Sugi_1.0, whole genome shotgun sequence, one region contains:
- the LOC131049959 gene encoding mitochondrial import inner membrane translocase subunit PAM16 like 2 isoform X1, with protein sequence MRAEHSKQRASSIAANYRFGLRNSNTYRLPYPGLRGSVNHDASKSGVAQETMQNVVRKTSKAMTEQEARQILGVSECTSWEETLQKYESLFENNAKKGSFYLQSKVQKAKERLETAYGTRIHTPS encoded by the exons ATGCGTGCAGAGCACTCAAAACAGAGGGCATCATCAATAGCAGCAAACTATCGATTTGGATTAAGAAATAGTAACACATACAGACTGCCTTATCCTGGGCTCCGGGGCTCTGTAAACCATG ATGCTTCCAAGTCAGGTGTTGCTCAAGAGACAATGCAAAATGTTGTTCGCAAGACTAGTAAAGCCATGACAGAACAGGAAGCTAGACAAATTTTGGGTGTCAGTGAGTGCACTTCGTGGGAAGAAACATTGCAG AAGTATGAGTCACTCTTTGAGAACAATGCAAAAAAGGGAAGCTTTTATCTTCAATCAAAGGTTCAAAAGGCAAAGGAGCGCTTAGAAACAGCATATGGAACTAGAATTCATACTCCTAGCTAA
- the LOC131049959 gene encoding mitochondrial import inner membrane translocase subunit PAM16 like 2 isoform X2: protein MATKLLANLIVLSSGVLARAFVQAYRQALANASKSGVAQETMQNVVRKTSKAMTEQEARQILGVSECTSWEETLQKYESLFENNAKKGSFYLQSKVQKAKERLETAYGTRIHTPS from the exons ATG GCTACAAAATTACTGGCAAACTTGATTGTGTTGAGCTCTGGAGTCTTGGCTAGGGCTTTTGTTCAAGCTTATCGCCAAGCTCTTGCAA ATGCTTCCAAGTCAGGTGTTGCTCAAGAGACAATGCAAAATGTTGTTCGCAAGACTAGTAAAGCCATGACAGAACAGGAAGCTAGACAAATTTTGGGTGTCAGTGAGTGCACTTCGTGGGAAGAAACATTGCAG AAGTATGAGTCACTCTTTGAGAACAATGCAAAAAAGGGAAGCTTTTATCTTCAATCAAAGGTTCAAAAGGCAAAGGAGCGCTTAGAAACAGCATATGGAACTAGAATTCATACTCCTAGCTAA
- the LOC131857619 gene encoding uncharacterized protein LOC131857619 has translation MGEPLENELRTFMENNDRKTQALMEQNEKTSQALLQALQDMNTTMNTLRNHSNGREENSNHSESTHNTSSSSRIQKPNFLPREGNNREETNNSSMNNTEEIAMAYAKLGSEVREIVSFREFCEAKKNETPRRKPFNRDLKHKVNKLSIPNFDGSGKISAQAWIQKLNTYLNLSPMTENDAVQFAILHLEGLAHEWWYHGTLTQGHDGITTYDEFTQKLIKRFERKHPQKDFKELTLLRQRGTVEEYITEFQKICVRVSGVDEDRLTYLFVEGLKDSIKGLMRALKPPTLDDAIDKALGLEDTSTWEKPSKTFTKNTHTKEWPRKGNTFKEREESKRKNVCYHCHEKWEYGHSCKEGNEIDMLKKKRLFFKCKEKWQPGHICGRKSQAHNLEALSSDEEEELNEPPSKREKISEDVQVSLAAISVASKHHPFRIKSLIKGQRVIALLDSGATHNFIDKSLVKRLKLTTQEFKGFQVALADGSTSSCNKKIPQLNITLGKHPTKEDFYVVELGDSDVILGIPWIHSLGRFYLDHPKLELGFTQNGQEVLIQGLHDGTTRMVTSKKLERIFRRSQGEWAAQCMVLDKNSNQGEAIHVDIKPIIKKHKKVFEDIPKGLPPKRGFEHTIELEEGAKPVITTPYRHPRGYKEEIEKAIKELLEMGHIQPSSSPFASSVVLVKKKDGTMRMCIDYRALNKKTIKNRYPIPRVDELIDELHGAVYFSKIDLRSGYHQIRVRKEDVPKTTFRCHYGHFEFLVLPFGLTNAPATF, from the coding sequence ATGGGTGAACCATTGGAAAATGAACTTAGAACATTCATGGAAAACAATGATAGAAAAACTCAAGCTCTAATGgagcaaaatgaaaaaacaagtcAGGCTTTGCTTCAAGCCTTACAAGATATGAATACTACCATGAACACTCTTAGAAATCATTCCAATGGCAGAGAAGAAAATTCTAATCATTCTGAAAGCACTCATAATACATCTTCCAGCTCCAGAATACAAAAACCCAATTTCCTACCTAGAGAGGGAAATAATAGGGAAGAAACAAATAACTCCTCCATGAATAATACAGAAGAAATAGCCATGGCCTATGCTAAATTAGGGTCAGAAGTAAGAGAGATTGTATCTTTTAGGGAGttttgtgaagcaaagaaaaaTGAGACCCCTAGGAGAAAACCATTCAACAGGGATCTAAAACACAAAGTAAATAAACTATCAATACCTAACTTTGATGGCTCCGGAAAAATATCAGCCCAAGCATGGATACAAAAACTTAATACATACTTAAATCTCAGCCCCATGACAGAAAATGATGCAGTTCAATTTGCCATTTTACACCTAGAAGGTTTAGCCCATGAGTGGTGGTATCATGGCACCCTCACACAAGGTCATGATGGTATAACTACTTATGACGAGTTCACTCAGAAACTCATTAAGAGATTTGAGAGGAAACACCCACAAAAAGATTTTAAAGAATTAACCCTCTTAAGACAAAGGGGAACAGTGGAGGAATACATCACTGAATTTCAAAAAATTTGCGTAAGGGTCTCAGGAGTGGATGAGGACAGGCTCACCTATCTTTTTGTGGAGGGACTCAAAGACTCCATTAAAGGATTGATGAGAGCATTAAAACCTCCTACTCTAGACGATGCCATAGATAAAGCATTGGGCCTAGAAGACACTTCAACTTGGGAGAAACCCTCCAAAACATTCACTAAAAATACACATACTAAAGAATGGCCTAGGAAGGGAAACACCTTTAAAGAAAGGGAAGAGAGTAAAAGAAAGAATGTATGTTACCATTGTCATGAGAAATGGGAATATGGTCACAGTTGCAAAGAAGGAAATGAAATAGATATGCTTAAGAAAAAAAGGCTATTCTTTAAGTGCAAAGAAAAGTGGCAACCGGGTCATATATGTGGGAGGAAGAGCCAAGCCCACAACTTGGAAGCCTTatctagtgatgaagaagaagaactcaaTGAACCCCCAAGCAAAAGAGAAAAAATTTCTGAAGATGTGCAAGTATCATTAGCCGCAATTTCCGTAGCTTCAAAACACCATCCATTCAGAATCAAAAGTTTGATCAAAGGGCAAAGAGTAATTGCGCTCCTGGATAGCGGGGCTACCCACAACTTTATTGATAAAAGTTTGGTAAAAAGATTGAagctgacaacacaagagtttaagGGTTTCCAAGTAGCTCTTGCAGACGGATCCACTTCCTCATGTAACAAAAAGATTCCTCAATTAAACATAACATTAGGGAAACACCCTACCAAAGAAGATTTTTATGTGGTAGAGTTAGGGGATTCAGATGTAATCCTAGGAATTCCGTGGATACATTCCTTGGGAAGATTCTACCTTGATCACCCCAAATTGGAGTTAGGTTTCACTCAAAATGGACAGGAAGTACTAATCCAAGGGTTGCATGATGGCACAACCAGAATGGTAACTTCCAAAAAGCTGGAAAGGATTTTTAGACGTAGCCAAGGAGAGTGGGCTGCCCAATGCATGGTACTAGACAAAAATTCAAACCAAGGGGAAGCCATTCATGTTGATATTAAACCCattattaaaaaacataaaaaagtgTTTGAGGATATCCCAAAAGGACTGCCACCCAAGAGAGGATTTGAACACACTATTGAACTTGAAGAAGGTGCAAAACCAGTAATCACCACCCCTTATCGCCATCCAAGGGgctataaggaagaaattgagaaagctatCAAAGAGCTTCTAGAAATGGGGCACATTCAACCTAGCTCCAGTCCTTTCGCCTCCTCTGTTGTATTggtgaaaaagaaggatgggactatgcggatgtgcattgattatagagcACTCAATAAGAAGACTATAAAGAACCGATACCCTATCCCTAGGGTGGACGAACTTATAGATGAATTACATGGAGCAGtatacttttcaaaaatagatttgagatcGGGATACCATCAGATAAGAGTGAGGAAGGAAGATGTTCCCAAAACAACTTTTCGATgccactatggccactttgagtttttgGTCCTTCCATTTGGCCTTACAAATGCCCCTGCCACCTTCTAG